From Anaerococcus urinomassiliensis:
ATATGTAGCTTATAAATTAGATAAAGATATACTAGATGAGTTATCAAAAAACACCAAATTTATTTTCGTGACAGGAACAAACGGAAAGACTATGACAACTCATTTTTTAGTAAGCATACTTAAACAAAGATATGACAAGGTCTATACAAATGAATCTGGATCAAATATGATTCAGGGTATTATCACAACATTATTAGATAATCCTGCTAAGGAAGATACAATAGCAGTACTAGAAGTTGATGAGGCTAATCTAGTTAAAATTGGTAAAAATATAAAGGCTGATTATGTCGTATTTACAAATATATTTAGAGACCAAATGGATAGGTTTGGCGAAATCTATAATATTTACGCTAAGCTAATTGATGGAATGAAAGTTATGCCAGATGCAAAAATAATTGCCAATGGAGATCTGCCTATATTTAATTATAAAGAAATGAAAGATTTTAACAAGTCTTACTTTGCAATAAGAGATTATTCAAAGGCTAGTGATTACTATGAGCTTGACGCAGAACTTAATTCAGATGGGATATTGTGTCCAAACTGCCATAGCGTACTTAAATACAGATTAAATAATTATGCTTCTTTGGGTGATTATGCTTGCCCAAATTGCGATTTCCATACACCTGAGATCACATATAGCATAGATGAGCTTATAAAGCTAGATGCTAATTATTCTGAATTTCTAGTAGATGGTAGCAAATACGAAGTTAATGTTGGTGGCTTATATAATGTATACAATGCCTTGGCTGCTCTTAGTGTTGCAAAAGAACTAGGACTAAGTGATAAAGAAATTTATGATGGCTTAAAAAGTCAAAAAAATGTATTTGGTAGGCAGGAAAATGTAGTTATTGATGGTAAAAATTTAACTATAAATCTAGTGAAAAATCCTACTGGTCTAAATCAAATAATAGATCTTATGATGTTAGAAAAAGAGGAAATATCTCTAATTTGCCTATTGAATGACAAATATGCCGATGGAACTGATATTAGTTGGATTTATGATTCATATTATGAAAAATTAAAAGACCTAGATATCAAAGATATTTACGTTTCAGGTATTAGAAAAAAAGACATGAAAAGGCGTTTAGAAATAGCAGAAATATTTGATGGTGAAATTTCTGAATTTGATTACGAAAAAGAAATTAATGCTGTAATTAAAAATTCTAAGACACGAAACATCTATGTATTATCAACCTACACAGCTATGTTAAAACTAAGGGAGGTATTAGGTTTATGAAAAGAATAAATATATGCCACCTCTATGGTAATTTACTAAATACCTATGGAGATATTGGAAATGTTATGGCTATTAGCCACGAAGCCCACAAAAATGGCTATGAAGTAAATACCAAGATAGTTACTGTAGGTGATGATTTTAATCCTAATGATTATGACTTTGTATTTTTTGGCGGGGGTCAAGACTACGAACAATCAATAGTTCAAAAAGATCTAGGAGATAAGGCTAACAAACTTAAAGAATTTATTGAAAATGATGGAGTATTACTTGCTATCTGCGGTGGCTATCAGTTGTTAGGAAAGTATTATTATGATGCTTACAACAACAAGATAAAAGGGTTATCAATATTCCCTCACTATACTAAGAATCAAGAAAATAGTAAAAGATTCACAGGACCCATAAAAATAAAGGACAGTTTATCAGGAGATATCTACGAAGGTTTTGAAAATCACGGTGGTGTTACATTTTTATCAGAAGATCAAAACCCCTTTGCCATTGTATTGGATGGAAATGGAAACAACGGATCAGACAAGACAGAAGGATTTAGATACAAAAATACTATTGGTACCTATCTTCACGGACCTTTACTTGCCAGAAATGAAGTATTATGCAAGAATTTGTTTAACTTGATAGAAAAAAATGCCAATTCAAGCAGATAAATACTTTAGTATAAAATAAGCATAAATTTATTAGTTAAATACTTTTTAAAATTTATACCAATTTAAAAATAATGTAGTATACTAATAAAGAAAAGAAAATACCTTTTTAGGGGGGAATATGACAGATTCAAAATTAAGAAATGAACAAACTGATGAGCTTTTTGAAGCAATCTTGATGCTAAAAGATGTTGATGAATGTTATAGTTTTTTTACAGATATATGTACAGCTAGAGAAATTCAATCAATAGCTCAAAGGTTACACGTAGCTAAGCTTCTAAAAATAAGAAAAACATATAATGTAATTGAAGAAGAAACTGGGGCATCTACTGCAACTATCTCTAGAGTTAATAGATCATTAAATTATGGTCTAAGTGGTTATGACCTTGTTTTGGATAAGCTTATAGAAAAAGATTTAAAGAAACAAAGAGAAAATAATAAATAGAAAATAATAGATTTCTAAGATACAATATAAGAGTTGGCTTATGCCACTCTTTTTTTGTAGTATAATTAATAGGTAGGAAGGATTTAATTATGGAATTTGAAGGATTAAATGATAAGCAAAAACAAGCCGTATTACATAAAAATGGCCCCTTGCTGGTATTGGCAGGAGCAGGAAGTGGTAAGACTCGCGTATTGACTACTAGCATAGCAAATTTAATCGAAAATGAAAATGTGGATCCAAGAAATATTTTAGCAATAACTTTCACAAATAAAGCAGCAAATGAAATGAAGTATAGGATTTCAAATCTATTAAATATGGACGTAAGTCATTTATGGATAGGAACTTTCCATTCAATTTGCGCAAGAATTTTGAGGATGAACATTGAAAAAATAGGATATACATCAAATTTTACTATATATGATACTAATGATCAGAAAACCTTAATTAAAGATATAATAAATGAATTAGGTTATAAAGACACAATTAGTCCTAGAAGTGCCCAAAATTTAATTTCTTCTCTAAAAAATAAATCTATTAGCCCAAAAGAATTTCTAATTATAGATGGTTACTATCAGAATAAGAATGAGTATTACGAAATATATAAGCTATATGAAAAAAGAAAGTTTGAATACAATGCTCTAGATTTTGACGATTTGATTGAAAAAGTACTGGATTTATTTGCTAAAGATAAAGAAATGTTAAAGTATTACCAATACAAATTTTCTTATGTATATGTGGATGAATACCAAGATACAAATAAGTCCCAATATGAACTAATAAAGTACTTTGCTGGCTACCATAATAATGTTGTAGTCGTAGGAGATGCTGACCAATCAATATATTCTTTTAGGGGAGCGAATATTAATAATATCCTTAACTTTGAAAAAGACTTTGAAGATGCTAAGCTAATTAAGCTTGAGCAAAATTATAGGTCAACTTCAAATATACTAAATACTGCAAATTCTTTGATTGTAAATAATATAAATCGTAAGGATAAAAAATTGTGGACAGATAATGATAACGGTGATGAAGTTATATATAAGAGCAACTCTGTTGAAAGCGAAGAAAGTAAATTTGTAGTTGATGAGATTAAAAGTCTACAAAATCAAGGTTATGGCTTAGAGGATATTGCGATTTTATATAGAACTAATGCCCAGTCTAGGTCATTTGAAGAAGCTCTTATGAAAAATCTGATTGACTACAAGGTAGTTGGTGGACTTAAATTCTATGATAGGAAAGAAATCAAGGATTTGATTTCTTATCTAAAAATTATTGTCAATCCTAAAGATGATTTGGCTTTAAAAAGAATAATAAATGAACCAAAAAGAGGTATTGGAAATAAGAGTATTGAACAAATGGAGAAGATCGCTACTAATAACGAAATATCCATCCTAGATCTTATAAGAAATCCTCTTTATGACTATCTACTATCAGATAGGCTAAAAAATTTAGCAAAAAAGTTTTACACTCCACTAAGCGACATATTTGATAATGTGGATAAGTATAAAATCACAGATTTAATAAATGAAACTTTAGAAAAATCTGGCTATCTAAAGGCCCTTGAATCTAGCTATTCTGTTGAAGATAGGTCTAGAATTGATAATATAAATGAGTTTATATCAGCTGCTAGCGAATACGAAGAAAATAATCCAGAAGATACAATATATGATTATCTAGAAAATTTAAGCTTGATATCTGACTTGGAAAAAACTGAAGACA
This genomic window contains:
- a CDS encoding type 1 glutamine amidotransferase: MKRINICHLYGNLLNTYGDIGNVMAISHEAHKNGYEVNTKIVTVGDDFNPNDYDFVFFGGGQDYEQSIVQKDLGDKANKLKEFIENDGVLLAICGGYQLLGKYYYDAYNNKIKGLSIFPHYTKNQENSKRFTGPIKIKDSLSGDIYEGFENHGGVTFLSEDQNPFAIVLDGNGNNGSDKTEGFRYKNTIGTYLHGPLLARNEVLCKNLFNLIEKNANSSR
- a CDS encoding MurT ligase domain-containing protein, with protein sequence MSFKNKFSKVIAKIVRAGLRLTKHNATSLPGYVAYKLDKDILDELSKNTKFIFVTGTNGKTMTTHFLVSILKQRYDKVYTNESGSNMIQGIITTLLDNPAKEDTIAVLEVDEANLVKIGKNIKADYVVFTNIFRDQMDRFGEIYNIYAKLIDGMKVMPDAKIIANGDLPIFNYKEMKDFNKSYFAIRDYSKASDYYELDAELNSDGILCPNCHSVLKYRLNNYASLGDYACPNCDFHTPEITYSIDELIKLDANYSEFLVDGSKYEVNVGGLYNVYNALAALSVAKELGLSDKEIYDGLKSQKNVFGRQENVVIDGKNLTINLVKNPTGLNQIIDLMMLEKEEISLICLLNDKYADGTDISWIYDSYYEKLKDLDIKDIYVSGIRKKDMKRRLEIAEIFDGEISEFDYEKEINAVIKNSKTRNIYVLSTYTAMLKLREVLGL
- a CDS encoding YerC/YecD family TrpR-related protein — translated: MTDSKLRNEQTDELFEAILMLKDVDECYSFFTDICTAREIQSIAQRLHVAKLLKIRKTYNVIEEETGASTATISRVNRSLNYGLSGYDLVLDKLIEKDLKKQRENNK
- a CDS encoding ATP-dependent helicase; its protein translation is MEFEGLNDKQKQAVLHKNGPLLVLAGAGSGKTRVLTTSIANLIENENVDPRNILAITFTNKAANEMKYRISNLLNMDVSHLWIGTFHSICARILRMNIEKIGYTSNFTIYDTNDQKTLIKDIINELGYKDTISPRSAQNLISSLKNKSISPKEFLIIDGYYQNKNEYYEIYKLYEKRKFEYNALDFDDLIEKVLDLFAKDKEMLKYYQYKFSYVYVDEYQDTNKSQYELIKYFAGYHNNVVVVGDADQSIYSFRGANINNILNFEKDFEDAKLIKLEQNYRSTSNILNTANSLIVNNINRKDKKLWTDNDNGDEVIYKSNSVESEESKFVVDEIKSLQNQGYGLEDIAILYRTNAQSRSFEEALMKNLIDYKVVGGLKFYDRKEIKDLISYLKIIVNPKDDLALKRIINEPKRGIGNKSIEQMEKIATNNEISILDLIRNPLYDYLLSDRLKNLAKKFYTPLSDIFDNVDKYKITDLINETLEKSGYLKALESSYSVEDRSRIDNINEFISAASEYEENNPEDTIYDYLENLSLISDLEKTEDSDQSVYLMTMHAAKGLEFPVVFVVGMDEGLFPGKRSIDEGNIEEERRLFYVGITRAREKLYLTSSQVRRAYGKPIYYKPSRFIDEIRENINELENSSIGQFTSKSFERASNEDYMREKTRQSVLDTKLKAHKKNDENYKIGDKVMHSKWGQGMIVQIKENEDGNELVVAFEKKGLKKLNQDYAPIIKV